One region of Roseimicrobium gellanilyticum genomic DNA includes:
- a CDS encoding sigma-70 family RNA polymerase sigma factor, which translates to MADLTLLIDAARRGEPEAADALLTQVYAELRMIARAKMAREQPGQTLQPTALVHEAWMRLGDQPFANRAHFFGAAAEAMRRILVDRARKRHAQRRGAGSEHVDVDDVEVAAPVKDEELLAVHEALDRFADVEPEKAELVKLRYFTGMTLEEVSEVLDISVPTAKRWWVYARTWLFREISEA; encoded by the coding sequence ATGGCTGACCTCACACTGCTCATCGATGCTGCACGTCGCGGCGAGCCTGAAGCGGCCGACGCCCTTCTCACGCAGGTGTATGCGGAGTTGCGGATGATCGCCCGCGCGAAGATGGCGCGCGAGCAACCCGGCCAAACGCTCCAGCCCACCGCGCTCGTCCACGAGGCCTGGATGCGCCTGGGGGACCAACCCTTTGCCAATCGCGCCCACTTCTTCGGCGCCGCTGCGGAGGCCATGCGCCGCATCCTGGTGGACCGGGCGCGCAAGCGCCACGCCCAGCGCCGCGGTGCGGGCAGTGAGCATGTGGACGTGGATGATGTGGAAGTCGCCGCACCTGTGAAGGATGAGGAACTGCTCGCAGTGCACGAGGCGCTCGATCGCTTCGCGGACGTGGAACCTGAAAAGGCGGAACTCGTGAAGCTCCGCTACTTCACCGGCATGACTTTGGAAGAGGTCTCCGAAGTGCTCGACATCTCCGTGCCCACGGCGAAGCGTTGGTGGGTGTACGCACGCACGTGGTTGTTCCGGGAGATCTCGGAGGCGTAG
- a CDS encoding serine/threonine protein kinase, producing MSTSIHPTVTDSAVHQWQRFIHESAVLARLSHPNIVQVCDLGQDAGGRPCYALKMERERTLQQVIEGLRRKEPETLREFTLDRLLTLHGKVCEALTFAHSRHIIHGGLKPESVMIGGSGEVLVMDWGAAQVLDSQHLEEVHVRHVTPGLKLPRKVSLREANVKRREEKARREGPAEEFSGIALPALQGGTGLPGYRSPEQVMGLTHDLDERSDVYSLGSVLYAILTLHPPWEGRAVSEVKSPTPLPHLAEGRVPAALSSMVMKALALDKERRYPSVAAFRADIEAFQRGHAIAAGKGGLAKQIVLRIKRLTFG from the coding sequence ATGAGCACCTCCATCCATCCCACAGTCACTGACTCGGCAGTGCACCAGTGGCAGCGTTTCATTCATGAGTCAGCCGTGCTCGCGCGGCTCTCCCATCCGAACATCGTACAGGTCTGCGATCTGGGTCAAGATGCCGGGGGGCGACCGTGTTACGCTCTGAAGATGGAGAGGGAGCGCACCCTCCAACAAGTCATCGAGGGACTGCGCCGCAAGGAGCCCGAGACTCTGCGTGAGTTCACGCTGGATAGACTGCTCACACTCCACGGCAAGGTGTGTGAGGCTCTCACATTCGCCCACAGCAGGCACATCATCCACGGCGGTCTCAAGCCGGAGAGCGTGATGATTGGTGGGTCCGGCGAGGTGCTGGTGATGGACTGGGGTGCTGCCCAGGTGCTCGACTCGCAGCACCTGGAGGAGGTTCACGTGCGCCATGTGACGCCCGGCCTCAAGCTTCCCCGGAAAGTATCCCTGCGCGAAGCGAACGTGAAGCGCAGGGAGGAGAAGGCGCGTCGAGAGGGTCCCGCTGAGGAGTTCTCGGGCATCGCCTTACCTGCATTGCAAGGGGGGACGGGTCTGCCTGGTTACAGGTCGCCGGAACAGGTCATGGGGCTTACCCATGATCTCGATGAGCGTTCGGACGTGTACTCCCTTGGAAGTGTGCTCTATGCCATCCTTACTTTGCACCCACCCTGGGAGGGAAGGGCCGTCTCAGAGGTGAAGTCTCCCACGCCACTGCCGCACCTCGCTGAAGGTCGAGTGCCGGCCGCACTGTCATCCATGGTGATGAAGGCTCTCGCGCTCGATAAGGAGCGGCGATACCCGAGTGTGGCGGCTTTCAGGGCGGACATTGAGGCGTTTCAGCGCGGTCATGCCATCGCGGCAGGAAAGGGTGGGCTGGCGAAGCAGATCGTCCTGCGCATCAAGCGCCTGACCTTTGGCTGA
- a CDS encoding DUF6714 family protein translates to MTPPFPSREELRSRGYDPATLDQYDQWREANREAQALAARLPEVFGDPPRPKITLSVARGYDDEWNLTEERIAELSAQDPEQHWTEVSPEAVRGSQEYFTFSDAEGWRFYLPAFMQDYLTEFPNYGWDAVYLAFVSRKHVDLLTSEQLAFLDEFIALCQKWLPTSDLPVAPDQFLRLKGLL, encoded by the coding sequence ATGACTCCCCCATTTCCCAGTCGCGAGGAACTCCGCAGTCGAGGCTACGATCCTGCAACTCTCGACCAGTATGATCAATGGCGGGAAGCGAATCGTGAGGCGCAGGCACTGGCAGCGAGACTGCCGGAGGTGTTCGGTGATCCGCCAAGGCCCAAGATCACACTGAGTGTGGCGCGAGGCTACGATGACGAATGGAATCTAACGGAAGAACGCATCGCAGAACTCTCTGCGCAGGATCCAGAACAGCACTGGACCGAAGTCTCCCCGGAGGCTGTGCGAGGTTCCCAGGAGTACTTCACCTTCTCCGATGCGGAGGGCTGGAGATTCTATCTACCTGCCTTCATGCAGGACTACCTGACGGAGTTTCCCAACTACGGCTGGGACGCGGTGTACCTGGCCTTTGTTTCACGGAAACACGTCGATCTTCTCACCTCGGAACAATTGGCGTTTCTCGATGAGTTCATCGCCCTTTGCCAGAAATGGCTACCCACATCAGATCTTCCGGTTGCACCTGACCAGTTTCTTCGGCTCAAGGGACTGCTATAA
- a CDS encoding DUF6714 family protein, whose translation MPPPFPSREELLSRGYWPKTVEELYDLWQEAHREALALAARLPEVFGDPPRPAITRSVARGLDDEWILTEERYTELLAQDSEQHWMDVTAEDVKNCQEYFSFSDAEGCRFYYPAYLRHYLEGFPLYWFTAVREACIFRTHLELLSEKQLEFIDEFMKLCATWEN comes from the coding sequence ATGCCTCCCCCATTCCCCAGTCGTGAGGAACTCCTGAGCCGTGGCTACTGGCCAAAGACTGTAGAGGAGCTCTACGACCTCTGGCAGGAAGCACATCGTGAAGCCCTGGCTTTAGCAGCACGGTTGCCGGAGGTGTTCGGTGACCCGCCCAGGCCTGCCATCACCCGGAGCGTGGCGCGGGGGCTCGATGACGAATGGATACTCACGGAAGAGCGCTACACCGAACTCCTTGCACAGGACTCTGAGCAGCACTGGATGGATGTCACGGCGGAAGATGTGAAAAACTGCCAGGAATATTTCAGCTTCTCCGATGCGGAGGGCTGTCGATTCTATTATCCCGCCTACTTGAGACACTATCTGGAAGGCTTTCCGCTGTACTGGTTCACAGCAGTCAGGGAGGCGTGCATCTTTCGAACTCACCTCGAACTCCTCTCTGAAAAACAGTTGGAGTTCATCGATGAATTCATGAAGCTTTGCGCGACCTGGGAAAACTGA